The Arachis duranensis cultivar V14167 chromosome 2, aradu.V14167.gnm2.J7QH, whole genome shotgun sequence genome has a window encoding:
- the LOC107472732 gene encoding mechanosensitive ion channel protein 1, mitochondrial, which translates to MAAVRFSHLKRLQSSIKGSLNVELCHNSVDMNLARSARLPSDSLSNVYYKRELQSPRIFTKNQFSSIPSECHASSSPVITKHNALVYPGLSPSFRIRGALPFASMSPGLNCRTFSSVLGGKGSRDHNGTEVAAGAGDVNAGDDSVVAGDLAEKVKDTWKSVVETATHAGEKVKEASDELTPYAQQLLDSHPYLNKVVIPVGSTLTATLVAWFLMPWILRKFHKYAMKGPISLIPGSTSWEQVTYEKSFWGAMEDPVRYLVTFITLSQIGAMVAPTTITSQYLVPAWRGAAIISFVWFLHRWKTNVFHRTLSNQGLLGLDREKLLTLDRISSVGLFMIGIMALAEACGVAVQSIVTVGGIGGVATAFAARDILGNVFSGLSMQFSRPFSIGDTIKAGSVEGQVVEMGLTTTSLLSTEKFPVIVPNSFFSSQVIVNKSRAECRGIISKIPLQIEDLSKIPQLSEDIKSMLRSHAKVFLGKEVPYCFLSRVESSYAELTIGYNLKHMRKDELFAAEQDVLLHAVQVIKNHGIALGSTLPG; encoded by the exons ATGGCTGCTGTTAGGTTTTCCCATTTAAAACGCCTCCAGAGTTCAATCAAGGGTTCTCTGAATGTTGAACTGTGTCACAATAGTGTGGATATGAATCTTGCAAGAAGTGCAAGGTTGCCTAGTGATTCACTTAGCAATGTTTATTACAAAAGGGAGTTACAGTCACCTCGAATTTTCACTAAGAATCAGTTTAGTAGTATTCCTTCTGAATGTCATGCTAGTAGTTCCCCTGTTATTACTAAACACAATGCATTAGTTTATCCTGGGTTGTCGCCTAGTTTTCGAATCCGGGGTGCTCTTCCTTTTGCTTCAATGAGCCCTGGGTTGAATTGCCGGACATTTTCGTCGGTTTTGGGTGGCAAAGGAAGCAGGGATCATAATGGCACAGAAGTTGCTGCTGGTGCTGGTGATGTGAATGCTGGTGATGATTCTGTTGTTGCTGGTGATCTAGCTGAGAAGGTGAAAGATACATGGAAGAGTGTGGTAGAGACAGCAACACATGCTGGAGAAAAGGTTAAAGAAGCCTCGGATGAGCTGACTCCGTATGCTCAACAGTTGCTTGATTCACATCCGTATCTTAACAAGGTGGTTATTCCAGTTGGTAGTACATTAACTGCTACTCTAGTAGCTTGGTTTTTGATGCCTTGGATTTTGAGGAAATTTCACAAATATGCAATGAAAGGCCCAATTTCTCTAATACCTGGAAGCACATCATGGGAACAAGTTACTTATGAGAAAAGCTTTTGGGGTGCTATGGAAGACCCAGTGCGATATTTAGTTACCTTCATCACATTATCACAGAT TGGTGCAATGGTAGCTCCAACAACTATAACTTCACAATATCTTGTGCCGGCTTGGAGGGGTGCAGCGATTATTTCGTTTGTATGGTTTTTGCATAGATGGAAGACAAATGTTTTTCATCGTACCCTGTCCAATCAAGGTTTACTTGGACTTGACAGGGAGAAATTGCTCACTCTAGATAGAATCTCATCTGTTGGTCTGTTTATGATTGGTATAATGGCTTTGGCTGAGGCTTGTGGTGTGGCTGTGCAATCTATTGTAACTGTTGGTGGTATCGGAG GAGTTGCTACTGCTTTTGCTGCAAGAGATATCCTTGGCAATGTTTTCAGTGGTTTATCTATGCAGTTTTCCAGGCCCTTTTCAATAGGAGATACAATAAAA GCTGGCTCAGTTGAGGGTCAAGTGGTGGAAATGGGCCTTACTACAACATCGTTGCTGAGTACTGAGAAGTTTCCAGTCATAGTGCCGAATTCCTTTTTTTCTAGCCAG GTTATAGTGAACAAATCTCGTGCTGAGTGTCGTGGCATCATCAGCAAAATTCCTCTGCAAATTGAGGATTTAAGTAAGATTCCCCAGTTATCTGAGGATATAAAAAGCATGCTAAGATCACATGCAAAGGTGTTCTTGGGAAAAGAGGTTCCTTACTGTTTCTTGTCAAGAGTGGAAAGTTCATATGCAGAATTGACTATTGGATACAACCTCAAACACATG CGCAAAGATGAGTTATTTGCTGCAGAACAAGACGTTCTCCTGCATGCAGTTCAGGTCATTAAGAATCATGGGATAGCACTTGGCAGCACATTGCCAGGTTGA
- the LOC107472738 gene encoding uncharacterized protein LOC107472738 has translation MSIMKNNHKDLEHIYSSWNFSKLMAFILLLITISYLCYSLRFVTNSYDCGQTHHISISHISDTTTTTTTTSTTAATTTSHSQEEEEEQEQEDAAIVSTKLEPFEETNISHIVFGIGASAKLWKQRKEYIKLWWKPNQMRGIVWLEEKVKTDPSDEKLLPQLKISEDTSRFNYKNPKGHRSAIRISRIVSETLRLGLKNVRWFVMGDDDTVFVTENLVKVLQKYDHNQYYYIGSSSESHLQNIYFSYNMAYGGGGFAISYPLALALEKIQDRCIQRYPGLYGSDDRIQACMAELGVPLTKERGFHQFDVYGNLFGLLAAHPVTPLVSLHHLDIVEPIFPNVSRVQALKRLKVPMQLDPAGLMQQSICYDKTRTWTISVSWGYAVQIFRGIFSAREMEMPARTFLNWYKRADYTAYPFNTRPVSRNVCQKPFVYYLSNAAYNKGANETASRYVRTQSNPACKWKMEDPTQIKIVEVYKKPDPHLWDKSPRRNCCRVRQTKKKGTLVIHVGECIEDEIVEL, from the exons ATGTCTATCATGAAGAACAATCACAAAGATCTAGAACACATATATTCTTCATGGAACTTCTCAAAGCTAATGGCTTTCATTCTTCTCTTGATCACAATCTCTTACCTTTGTTACTCTCTTAGATTTGTTACCAATTCATATGACTGTGGCCAAACACACCACATTTCAATTAGCCACATTTCtgacaccaccaccaccaccaccaccacttcaaccacagcagcaacaacaacttCACACtctcaagaagaagaagaagaacaagaacaagaagatgcaGCAATTGTTTCCACAAAGTTGGAACCTTTTGAAGAAACAAATATTTCCCACATAGTGTTTGGGATTGGAGCCTCAGCAAAGCTTTGGAAGCAAAGAAAAGAGTACATAAAGCTATGGTGGAAACCAAATCAGATGAGAGGAATAGTGTGGCTAGAAGAGAAAGTGAAAACTGATCCAAGTGATGAGAAGCTCTTGCCACAGTTGAAGATCTCTGAAGACACTTCAAGGTTCAATTACAAGAATCCAAAGGGTCATAGATCAGCCATAAGGATCTCAAGGATTGTTTCAGAGACACTAAGGCTTGGATTGAAGAATGTGAGGTGGTTTGTGATGGGAGATGATGACACAGTTTTTGTCACTGAGAATTTGGTGAAAGTGTTGCAGAAATATGATCACAATCAGTATTATTACATTGGAAGTAGCTCAGAGAGTCATCTGCAGAACATTTATTTCTCGTATAACATGGcttatggtggtggtggttttgCAATTAGTTACCCTTTGGCTTTGGCATTGGAGAAGATTCAAGATAGGTGTATTCAGAGGTACCCTGGTTTATATGGTTCTGATGATAGGATTCAAGCTTGTATGGCTGAGCTTGGTGTTCCTCTCACCAAGGAAAGAGGCTTTCATCAG TTTGATGTGTACGGCAATCTATTTGGGCTTTTAGCAGCCCATCCTGTTACTCCACTTGTGTCCCTCCATCATTTGGACATAGTCGAGCCCATTTTTCCAAACGTGAGCCGAGTCCAAGCCCTAAAGCGACTCAAGGTGCCCATGCAACTCGACCCGGCTGGGCTCATGCAGCAATCCATTTGCTACGACAAGACCCGGACTTGGACCATATCCGTTTCATGGGGCTATGCGGTTCAAATTTTCCGGGGCATTTTTTCGGCCCGGGAGATGGAAATGCCGGCAAGAACCTTCTTGAATTGGTACAAGCGGGCCGATTACACAGCCTATCCGTTCAATACCCGCCCGGTTAGCCGGAATGTCTGCCAAAAACCATTTGTTTACTACTTGTCCAATGCAGCATACAACAAGGGTGCTAATGAGACTGCGAGCCGGTACGTTCGGACTCAGTCCAACCCGGCTTGCAAGTGGAAAATGGAGGATCCGACCCAAATCAAAATAGTTGAGGTTTATAAGAAACCCGACCCACATTTGTGGGACAAG TCTCCAAGAAGGAATTGTTGCAGGGTAAgacaaacaaagaagaaaggaaCTTTGGTGATTCATGTTGGTGAATGCATTGAAGATGAAATTGTTGAGTTATAG
- the LOC107472838 gene encoding stemmadenine O-acetyltransferase-like translates to MKFEVEIISREDIRPFSPTPFHLRXXXXXXXXXXXXXXFYTSQNDTNTLLEVPKKLELLKQSLSETLTQFYPLGGKIKHELSIDCNDEGANFVVSKVKCHLSVFLSHPNLTLLHKFLPSDELVSKESNFGTYVTNIQVNVFQCGGIAIGTCISHRIIDGAALATFLKCWSERARGCKHLTQPKFIASSVFPTNSLWLRDLSMGMWGSLFRQGKCVTKRFLFTNKAISTLKVQISAKYCYDVAEDSPTRLETVSAILWKCLMAASQSRFKVKRSSFVTHLVNLRQRMDEALCPDHTMGNLVWLVSAKHFDEHRMSMDDLACKLRNTISRIDKDFVDELRSEKGISIMKDSLREICELRSRNEMEHFGFSSWCNLGFYEADFGWGKPTWVSSVASNGLVFMNLIILVDTKLRDGIEAWATLDEDDMNHLISNTEILNYATLDPSPLAKVNKTFP, encoded by the coding sequence atgaaATTTGAAGTAGAAATCATTAGTAGAGAAGACATTAGGCCTTTTTCTCCAACACCCTTTCACCTAAGANNNNNNNNNNNNNNNNNNNNNNNNNNNNNNNNNNNNNNNNNNTTCTACACCTCACAAAATGACACAAATACCCTCCTTGAAGTCCCCAAGAAGCTAGAATTGCTGAAACAATCTTTATCTGAGACACTAACACAATTCTACCCTCTAGGTGGCAAGATCAAACATGAACTTTCCATTGATTGCAATGATGAAGGTGCTAATTTTGTAGTATCCAAAGTAAAGTGTCATCTTTCTGTGTTTCTAAGCCACCCCAATTTGACCCTTTTGCACAAGTTCCTTCCTAGTGATGAACTTGTTTCTAAAGAATCAAACTTTGGAACCTATGTCACCAACATCCAAGTGAATGTGTTTCAATGCGGTGGAATTGCCATTGGAACATGCATTTCACATAGGATCATAGATGGTGCTGCATTAGCCACATTCCTAAAGTGTTGGAGTGAAAGAGCTAGAGGCTGCAAACACTTGACACAACCAAAGTTCATAGCATCTTCTGTTTTTCCCACAAATAGTTTATGGCTTAGAGACTTATCAATGGGAATGTGGGGTTCCTTGTTCAGGCAAGGAAAGTGTGTAACAAAGAGGTTCTTGTTCACAAACAAAGCTATATCCACCCTCAAGGTTCAAATATCTGCAAAATATTGCTATGATGTAGCCGAAGATTCGCCTACGCGGTTGGAGACTGTTTCTGCAATCTTGTGGAAGTGTCTCATGGCAGCATCCCAATCGCGATTTAAAGTGAAAAGGTCTTCTTTTGTGACTCATTTGGTGAACTTACGGCAGAGAATGGATGAAGCTCTATGTCCTGATCACACCATGGGCAACCTAGTTTGGTTAGTTTCAGCTAAGCATTTCGATGAACACAGGATGAGCATGGATGACTTGGCGTGCAAGCTAAGGAACACAATATCAAGAATCGATAAGGATTTTGTCGACGAATTGCGCAGTGAAAAAGGTATCTCGATTATGAAAGATTCGCTTAGGGAAATATGTGAGTTAAGATCAAGGAATGAAATGGAACATTTTGGGTTTAGTAGTTGGTGCAATCTTGGATTCTATGAAGCTGATTTTGGGTGGGGAAAACCAACATGGGTGAGTAGTGTTGCATCAAATGGTCTTGTGTTCATGAATCTCATAATTTTGGTTGATACAAAGTTAAGAGATGGCATTGAAGCTTGGGCTACATTGGATGAAGATGACATGAATCATTTGATTTCAAACACTGAAATCCTCAATTATGCAACTTTGGATCCAAGTCCTTTAGCCAAAGTTAATAAGACGTTTCCATGA
- the LOC107472739 gene encoding putative disease resistance RPP13-like protein 1: MASGAFLNGFINVVFERLLTMDTVNQVLGKKLDPGLAERLKISLYAAEAVLDDAEHKQLGDDRVRDWLNCLRDAVYDADDFLDALLTKAATQKEVYSLLPSFFLNRHRKMVDNMEGVVSRIEFLVSQKDILGLQKTTKDNNLSSSSSSSSWRETTCLMEGNIYGREDDQQALIKTINDNSESQLSVIPVVGMGGVGKTTLAKWVYSVVEGFDPKVWVCISETFDVADITKKTIEDITKNSCALGTLNSLQNKLQEVLSGKKFFIVLDDVWSDDADKWKQFITPFHCGAKGSTILLTTRIKEVASVVQTCSSYFLNELSQDSCWLLFAANACFPESNGNPMLEDIGRQIVNKCKGLPLAVETLGRLLQGEDDAEEWNAVLRSDIWEFPMKDSKIIPALLISYFQLPPYLKRCFVYCSLFPKDHEFEKNELVLLWMAEDLLRLPKRGESLEEVGCKCFEELASRLFFKQEWCFHKMHDLLHDLAIFLAGDFYGRIEELGEQEKKKLPNVINFIFDSIINFILCITCFYYIRKI; the protein is encoded by the coding sequence ATGGCTAGTGGagctttccttaatggcttcATTAACGTTGTCTTTGAAAGGTTGCTCACAATGGATACGGTCAACCAGGtcttgggcaagaagcttgacCCTGGCTTGGCTGAGAGGCTGAAAATTTCTCTATATGCTGCTGAAGCTGTGCTTGATGATGCTGAGCACAAGCAACTGGGCGACGATCGTGTGAGGGATTGGCTCAACTGTCTGAGAGATGCTGTTTATGATGCTGATGACTTTCTGGACGCTCTACTCACCAAAGCCGCCACGCAAAAGGAGGTATATTCTTTGTTGCCTAGTTTCTTCCTCAACCGACATAGGAAGATGGTAGATAACATGGAAGGGGTGGTTTCAAGAATAGaatttcttgtaagtcaaaaagATATCCTTGGCCTTCAAAAGACTACCAAGGATAATAacttgtcatcatcatcatcatcgtcatcatggCGAGAAACCACATGTCTGATGGAAGGTAACATATATGGCAGGGAGGATGATCAACAAGCTCTaatcaaaacaataaatgacaACAGTGAATCTCAGTTATCTGTGATTCCTGTTGTTGGCATGGGTGGGGTTGGTAAAACAACCTTAGCCAAATGGGTGTACAGTGTCGTGGAAGGATTTGATCCAAAAGTATGGGTCTGCATCTCTGAAACATTTGATGTTGCTGATATTACAAAGAAAACCATTGAGGACATTACTAAAAATTCTTGTGCCCTCGGGACTTTAAATTCGCTACAAAATAAACTGCAGGAAGTCTTGTCAGGAAAGAAGTTCTTTATTGTTCTAGACGATGTCTGGAGCGATGATGCCGATAAGTGGAAGCAATTTATAACTCCTTTTCACTGTGGGGCTAAGGGTAGTACAATTCTTCTTACAACTCGCATTAAAGAGGTTGCTTCAGTCGTTCAGACATGTTCCTCCTACTTTCTTAATGAGTTGTCGCAAGATTCTTGTTGGTTATTGTTTGCAGCCAATGCATGTTTTCCGGAGTCAAATGGGAACCCAATGCTAGAGGATATCGGTAGACAGATTGTCAACAAGTGTAAGGGCTTGCCATTAGCTGTAGAAACACTTGGGCGCTTGTTGCAAGGAGAGGATGATGCTGAAGAATGGAATGCTGTTTTAAGGAGTGACATCTGGGAATTTCCCATGAAAGATAGTAAAATTATTCCAGCATTGTTAATAAGCTACTTCCAGCTACCTCCTTACTTGAAGCGTTGTTTCGTTTATTGTTCCTTGTTTCCCAAAGATCATGAGTTTGAGAAAAATGAACTAGTTTTGCTGTGGATGGCTGAAGATCTTTTAAGGCTACCTAAGAGAGGAGAGAGTTTAGAAGAGGTTGGTTGCAAGTGTTTTGAAGAATTAGCTTCAaggttattttttaaacaagaaTGGTGTTTTCATAAGATGCATGATCTCTTGCATGACTTGGCAATATTCcttgctggagacttctatggTAGAATAGAAGAGCTTggtgaacaagaaaagaagaagctgcCTAATGTAATTAACTTCATATTTGATTCAATAATTAACTTCATATTATGCATCACATGCTTTTATTATATACGAAAAATATAA
- the LOC107472734 gene encoding putative disease resistance RPP13-like protein 1, protein MVNEIERVVRRIEDLEKRKGKLGLEKISTASFSWKTPSTSLVKGNVYGREDDKKALIKMLNDNNEHHLSVISIVGMGGVGKTTLAQWMYNNAELMVGFDRKAWVCISENFNIVETTKNIVKEISTDTQDLDSFNSIQDALKKELSEKKFFVVLDDVWSNDHLQWKDFLAPFQYGVKGSTILLTTRKEDVGSVVQTNYHPHYLNPLSEDYCWSVFAANASFPESNGSPTLEGIGKRIARKCDGLPLAAETLGCLCRRHDAEEWEKILRSDIWRFSTNDSKIIPALLISYFHLPAHLKRCFVYCALYPKDYLLDKDELILLWMAEDLLRLPNRGESFEEVGSKYFEQLASRLFFKPSKYNFKRFVMHDLLHDLALFLAGDFYDRIEELGGQEKKKVLTRHLSHFPLRSLCPPITKVSNSIAKLESLRTSLYIDDLLSMESGESKFKYLRVLSFHKLDVLPDSIGELIHLRYLNLSWCNINRLPESLCNLYNLQTLILYGCTKLTMLPSGMHNLVNLRHLDLRGTSLEEMPRGISKLKHMPILDYFVVGKHKDNGIQELGEMSNLQGSFEIRKLENIVDVKEAENARMINKNLISKLYLGWSLGGDMVSNTQTEREILHSLEPHNGLKELTIRGYRGTIFPDWLGHCSYNIMTHVSLESCNNCCMLPSLGQLPSLKSLYIQDFGQLSSIGIEFYKDEDNPSLHIAPPFPLLEILTFDKMACWEEWHLPDSKAFPHLKSLLITDCPMLKGDMLSHVLMRIVSSSMDVSKVLKLKIQQHDKGGFLKMLLYGDTLSFSGCESMVESAIKAMTSINHLSCLQEIEISESSSLISLSLDAFPNLKVLEIKGCSNLESVSMSEPPSKSLQNLRIIKCRKLEFLQQQHKYDLVGLYMFDSCDSLTSLSLDAFPNLKNLEIFWCRNLESVSMSETPHAALQRLSIAFCNKLVSLAGEGQAAPNLTHPSLIECSKLEALPRDMNSLFPSLHSPHILPKHLQVGRG, encoded by the coding sequence ATGGTGAATGAGATAGAAAGGGTGGTTAGAAGGATAGAAGATCTTGAGAAACGCAAAGGAAAGCTTGGGCTTGAAAAGATTTCCACTGCTAGCTTCTCCTGGAAAACTCCATCCACTTCTCTTGTAAAAGGGAATGTGTATGGCAGGGAGGATGACAAGAAGGCCTTAATCAAGATGCTGAATGACAACAATGAGCATCACCTCTCTGTCATCTCTATTGTTGGCATGGGTGGTGTTGGTAAAACTACTTTGGCTCAATGGATGTACAATAATGCAGAGTTGATGGTGGGATTTGATCGGAAAGCATGGGTTTGCATTTCGGAAAACTTCAATATTGTTGAGACTACAAAGAATATTGTAAAAGAGATCTCTACAGATACACAGGATCTTGACagcttcaattcaattcaagatgCTTTGAAGAAAGAATTGTCTGAAAAGaagttctttgttgttttggatGATGTTTGGAGTAATGATCATCTTCAATGGAAGGATTTTCTCGCCCCTTTTCAATATGGGGTTAAGGGAAGTACTATTCTTCTAACTACTCGCAAGGAAGATGTTGGTTCAGTTGTCCAAACAAATTACCACCCTCACTATCTCAATCCATTATCAGAAGACTATTGCTGGTCGGTGTTTGCTGCCAATGCTTCTTTTCCAGAATCAAATGGAAGCCCAACACTAGAAGGAATAGGCAAAAGGATTGCGAGGAAGTGTGACGGTTTGCCATTAGCAGCGGAAACACTTGGTTGCTTGTGCAGAAGGCATGATGCTGAGGAATGGGAAAAAATCTTAAGGAGTGATATTTGGAGATTTTCTACAAATGACAGTAAGATTATTCCAGCAttgttaattagttattttcACCTTCCTGCACATTTGAAACGTTGTTTTGTTTATTGTGCACTGTATCCGAAAGATTATCTTTTGGATAAAGATGAACTAATTTTGCTATGGATGGCCGAAGATCTTTTAAGGCTACCAAATAGAGGAGAGAGTTTTGAAGAAGTTGGTAGCAAATATTTTGAACAATTAGCTTCcagattattttttaaaccaaGTAAGTACAATTTTAAGAGATTTGTGATGCATGATCTCTTGCATGACTTGGCACTATTCcttgctggagacttctatgaTAGAATAGAAGAGCTTGGTggacaagaaaagaagaaggttcTCACTCGTCATTTGTCACATTTCCCACTTCGAAGCTTATGTCCTCCAATCACAAAAGTCTCTAACTCCATTGCGAAATTGGAATCTTTGAGGACATCGTTGTATATCGATGATTTGTTAAGCATGGAAAGCGGAGAATCAAAGTTTAAATACTTGAGAGTTTTATCCTTTCATAAACTTGATGTATTACCTGATTCAATAGGTGAATTGATTCATCTACGGTATTTGAATCTCTCTTGGTGTAACATTAATAGGTTGCCGGAATCGTTGTGCAACTTGTATAATCTACAAACATTAATATTGTATGGATGTACTAAGCTGACCATGTTGCCCAGTGGCATGCATAATCTTGTGAATTTACGGCATCTGGATCTTAGGGGAACTTCTTTGGAAGAAATGCCTAGAGGAATAAGTAAATTGAAACACATGCCTATTTTAGATTACTTTGTGGTGGGCAAGCACAAAGACAATGGAATCCAGGAATTAGGAGAGATGTCAAATCTTCAAGGTTCATTTGAGATTAGGAAGTTGGAGAATATTGTGGATGTGAAAGAAGCAGAGAATGCAAGAATGATAAACAAGAATCTCATCAGCAAATTATACTTGGGGTGGTCTTTAGGTGGTGATATGGTTTCAAATACACAAACTGAGAGAGAGATACTCCACAGCTTGGAACCGCACAATGGCTTGAAAGAGTTGACAATAAGGGGATACAGGGGTACAATATTTCCAGATTGGTTGGGGCACTGTTCTTACAACATTATGACACATGTATCTCTAGAGTCTTGCAACAATTGCTGCATGCTGCCTTCACTTGGACAGCTACCATCTCTTAAGTCCCTCTACATCCAAGATTTCGGTCAGCTCAGCAGCATTGGAATTGAGTTTTACAAGGATGAAGACAATCCTTCTCTGCATATTGCTCCTCCTTTTCCCTTGTTGGAGATTTTGACATTTGATAAAATGGCATGCTGGGAGGAGTGGCACTTACCTGACTCAaaagcttttcctcaccttaagAGTCTTCTAATAACTGATTGTCCAATGTTAAAGGGAGATATGCTCAGTCATGTATTAATGAGAATTGTTTCTTCCTCAATGGATGTTTCAAAAGTTCTCAAACTGAAAATACAACAACATGACAAAGGAGGGTTTCTAAAGATGCTACTTTATGGGGATACTTTATCATTTAGCGGTTGTGAATCTATGGTGGAGTCTGCAATTAAGGCAATGACGAGCATCAACCATCTAAGTTGCCTCCAAGAAATAGAAATCTCAGAGAGTTCATCACTGATCTCGTTGTCGTTGGATGCCTTTCCCAATCTCAAAGTTCTCGAGATAAAAGGATGTTCAAATCTGGAATCAGTTTCAATGTCAGAGCCACCATCTAAATCTCTGCAGAATCTGAGAATCATAAAATGCAGAAAACTGGAATTTCTTCAACAACAGCACAAGTATGATTTGGTAGGCCTATATATGTTTGACAGCTGTGATTCACTGACCTCATTGTCGTTGGATGCCTTTCCCAATCTCAAGAATCTAGAGATATTTTGGTGTAGGAATCTGGAATCAGTGTCAATGTCAGAGACACCACACGCTGCTCTTCAACGTCTCTCCATCGCTTTCTGCAACAAATTAGTGTCATTAGCAGGAGAAGGACAGGCTGCACCCAACTTGACTCATCCAAGCCTCATAGAATGCTCCAAGTTGGAGGCATTACCACGTGACATGAATAGTCTATTCCCAAGTCTACACTCTCCACATATATTGCCCAAACATTTGCAGGTTGGCAGAGGGTGA